The proteins below are encoded in one region of Triticum aestivum cultivar Chinese Spring chromosome 1B, IWGSC CS RefSeq v2.1, whole genome shotgun sequence:
- the LOC123138938 gene encoding acylamino-acid-releasing enzyme 1 (The sequence of the model RefSeq protein was modified relative to this genomic sequence to represent the inferred CDS: added 39 bases not found in genome assembly), whose translation MVAICSGIRAAYASSCPVASAANLFLRASSVRARAPTSLRRRSNSKVSWRSKAMASAHPSQGLPSGMDPSMVDEYASQSKLLQEFVKIPSIGKAWIFTSKDENTSRAMVSVSQSDLLANKKRSFLLNTHISKSSSKSVSFQWSPFPVEMSGVSAVVPSPSGEKLLLVRNAEDDDSPTKLEIWGPCQLENEIHVARSVHGSLYTDGWFEGISWNHEETLIAYVAEEPPQPKPEFNDSGYKKEGSSQKDCRSWKGQGDIEDSWGETYSNKRIPALFVANISSGEVRALKGIPRSLSAGQVIWAPSSSYSLVFVAWSDDNGFQETPRKLGIKYCYNRPCALYAAADPFKEEADEPSTDSNMGDTAALVKLTADLSSAFFPRFSPDGKYLVFISAKSAVDSGAHNATNSMHKIDWPTDGKLEGSLGVSDVVPTVMSPQDGCFPGMYCSGLLRSPWLSDGRTMILSSAWGSKEVILSINIASGEVSRVSPQDSDYSWNVLALDNNNILAVSSSLVTLPQMYYGFEDSHTDKPCQWDWQEIPSPFPKPSDKVSSLLADHKFSVIKIPVSNPSDKLPDGANLPFEAIFVSGKDSASSPTIVVLHGGPHSVYPSSYSRSLAFLYAQGYNLLVVNYRGSLGFGEEALQSLPGNIGSQDVNDVLTALDFVKKRGLIDASRVAVVGGSHGGFLTTHLIGQAPDTFVAAAARNPVCNLQLMVGTTDIPDWCFLEVYGKEGKNCFTESPLADTLTQFYQKSPISHISKVKTPTLFLLGAKDLRVPVSNGLQYARALKERGVDTKTIVFPEDIHGLDKPQSDFESFLNIGVWFKKYMSK comes from the exons TCCTCCTGCCCCGTCGCCTCCGCCGCGAATCTATTCCTCCGGGCCTCCTCTGTTCGTGCTCGCGCTCCCACCTCTTTGCGGCGGCGCAG CAACAGCAAGGTATCTTGGCGTTCAAAAGCCATGGCCTCTGCCCATCCCTCGCAAGGATTGCCTTCAGGGATGGATCCTTCTATGGTGGATGAGTACGCTTCCCAGTCCAAGCTGTTGCAGGAATTCGTCAAGATACCCAGCATTGGCAAGGCTTGGATCTTCACTTCCAAAGATG AAAACACATCCAGGGCAATGGTTTCTGTTAGCCAGTCAGATCTTTTGGCCAACAAAAAGAGGAGTTTCCTTCTAAATACTCACATCTCAAAAAGTTCCTCAAAGTCAGTCAGTTTCCAGTGGTCTCCCTTCCCGGTTGAAATGAGCGGAGTGTCAGCAGTCGTTCCATCACCGTCCGGAGAAAAGCTTCTGCTAGTACGGAATGCTGAGGATGACGACTCCCCTACAAAATTGGAGATTTGGGGGCCCTGTCAGTTGGAGAATGAAATACATGTTGCACGATCTGTTCATGGGTCGCTGTACACTGATGGATG GTTTGAAGGGATTTCATGGAACCATGAAGAGACTCTTATAGCTTATGTTGCTGAGGAGCCTCCGCAACCAAAGCCAGAGTTCAATGATTCAGGTTACAAGAAGGAAGGTTCGTCTCAAAAGGACTGCAGGAGCTGGAAGGGACAAGGGGATATAGAAGATAGCTGGGGAGAAACCTATAGTAACAAAAGGATACCTGCTTTGTTCGTCGCTAACATCTCTAG TGGTGAAGTACGAGCATTGAAGGGTATACCTAGATCGTTAAGTGCTGGCCAGGTGATTTGGGCTCCATCGTCTTCATATAGTTTGGTTTTTGTGGCATGGTCAGATGATAATGGTTTCCAAGAGACACCAAGGAAACTTGGTATCAAATACTGCTATAACAGACCTTGTGCGCTGTATGCTGCTGCTGATCCTTTCAAGGAAGAAGCTGACGAACCATCTACTGA CTCCAATATGGGTGATACTGCAGCTCTGGTCAAGTTAACAGCAGACTTGAGCAGTGCTTTTTTCCCACGATTCAG CCCGGATGGGAAGTATCTTGTGTTCATCTCAGCAAAGAGTGCTGTGGATAGTGGAGCACACAATGCCACAAATTCAATGCATAAAATTGACTGGCCTACCGACGGCAAACTAGAGGGGAGCCTCGGTGTTTCTGATGTG GTACCCACTGTAATGAGCCCTCAAGATGGGTGTTTCCCTGGGATGTACTGCTCTGGCTTGCTTCGGTCTCCATGGCTTTCTGATGGACGGACTATGATTTTATCTTCTGCTTGGGGAAGCAAGGAAGTAATACTTTCTATCAACATTGCGAG CGGCGAAGTCTCAAGAGTTAGTCCGCAGGATTCAGATTATTCCTGGAACGTTCTCGCACTTGACAATAATAACATTCTTGCAG TTTCCAGCAGCCTTGTAACGCTGCCTCAAATGTACTATGGATTTGAAGATTCTCACACAGACAAGCCCTGCCAGTGGGACTGGCAGGAAATTCCGTCTCCATTTCCGAAGCCATCTGATAAG GTCAGCTCCTTGTTAGCCGATCATAAGTTCAGTGTAATCAAAATCCCAGTCAGCAATCCTTCTGACAAACTTCCAGATG GTGCTAATCTCCCCTTTGAGGCTATTTTTGTGTCTGGCAAGGATTCAGCAAGTAGTCCAACGATTGTTGTTCTTCATGGTGGCCCTCACTCAGTCTACCCATCAAGCTATTCGAGATCATTGGCCTTTCTATATGCACAGGGATATAACCTGCTTGTTGTAAATTACAG GGGCTCGTTGGGGTTTGGAGAAGAAGCATTGCAATCTCTTCCTGGAAATATTGGTTCTCAG GATGTGAATGATGTATTGACGGCTTTGGACTTTGTTAAAAAGAGAGGACTTATAGATGCATCTAGAGTAGCTGTAGTTGGAGGTTCACATGGAGGTTTCTTGACAACACATTTGATCGGCCAG GCTCCAGACACATTTGTTGCAGCAGCTGCTCGAAATCCAGTATGTAATTTACAATTGATGGTCGGTACCACTGATATCCCTGATTGGTGCTTTCTGGAGGTTTATGGAAAAGAGGGGAAAAACTGCTTTACGGAATCTCCTTTAGCAGACACTCTTACTCAGTTTTACCAGAAATCACCAATATCACATATTTCCAAG GTTAAGACACCAACACTCTTTCTCCTCGGAGCAAAAGATCTCCGTGTTCCTGTTTCTAATGGCCTACAG TATGCAAGGGCTTTGAAGGAGAGGGGAGTCGACACCAAAACTATTGTCTTCCCAGAAGATATTCATGGACTTGACAA ACCACAGTCCGACTTTGAGAGCTTCCTCAACATAGGGGTTTGGTTCAAGAAGTACATGAGCAAATAA
- the LOC123138949 gene encoding pentatricopeptide repeat-containing protein At5g08510 has product MMLHPLALSSSSLLRLIKSLSPAAPGALLSAAAIHCLLLKPGLLHAGAHLPTALLTAYAALGRPAHARDLFDEMPDRGLVARTAMARAHAASGQPAEALRVFRGMLADGLAPDNVALAIVLAACHSRTVVAGRMVHAFVVVSGIKPDMFVSTQLVRVYGERGELALSRRVFDDMPAKSAVAWNAMVHQYVRNRHAEAAYQLFLAMPRRDVVSWNTVIAGYCLVGRCREALGLFRQMVSPSSSRVHPNGPTMSTVLGACAAAGCLETGIWVHAYIDKNRMNHNGTLDRCLIDMYAKCGSIDTALQVFEKAPGKRDLYSWTTVICGLAMHGRAADALRMFHMMEDGGMRPDDVTLVGVLNACAHGGLVDQGLDYFYSMQEKYGITPKIEHYGCMVDLLGRVGRLPEAYRMIKTMPMKPNMVIWGAFLSACKVHGSLELGEIAAAEVTRLDPDDPWARVMMSSMYAKAQNWSGLARERREMNNLQMKKTPGCSSVELDGEVHEFVAGGSQHPLHAEICNVLEFVEAQSHTG; this is encoded by the coding sequence ATGATGCTGCACCCGCTTGCCCTGTCCTCCAGCTCGCTCCTCCGCCTCATCAAGTCGCTCTCgccggcggcgccgggggcgcTCCTGTCGGCCGCCGCCATCCACTGCCTCCTCCTCAAGCCGGGGCTCCTCCACGCCGGGGCGCACCTCCCCACGGCCCTGCTCACGGCCTACGCCGCGCTCGGCCGCCCGGCCCACGCGCGGGacctgttcgatgaaatgcccgaccGGGGCCTCGTCGCGCGCACCGCCATGGCGCGGGCGCACGCGGCGTCCGGGCAGCCGGCTGAGGCCCTCCGGGTGTTCCGGGGCATGCTCGCGGACGGCCTCGCCCCGGACAACGTTGCCCTGGCCATCGTGCTGGCCGCGTGCCACTCTCGCACGGTGGTCGCGGGAAGGATGGTCCATGCTTTCGTCGTCGTCAGCGGCATCAAGCCGGACATGTTCGTCTCCACCCAGCTTGTCAGAGTCTACGGGGAGCGCGGGGAGCTCGCGCTCTCCAGGAGGGTGTTCGACGACATGCCGGCGAAGAGTGCCGTTGCCTGGAACGCCATGGTGCATCAGTATGTCAGGAATAGACATGCGGAGGCTGCGTACCAGCTATTCCTTGCTATGCCGAGGAGGGATGTGGTGTCGTGGAACACGGTGATAGCAGGGTATTGCCTGGTCGGCCGGTGCAGGGAGGCGTTAGGCTTGTTCCGCCAGATGGTGTCTCCATCCTCGAGCCGGGTGCACCCGAATGGGCCTACAATGTCCACTGTCCTTGGTGCCTGCGCAGCTGCAGGGTGTTTGGAGACTGGGATTTGGGTCCATGCCTATATTGACAAGAACCGGATGAATCACAATGGGACACTGGATAGATGCTTGATAGACATGTACGCCAAATGTGGAAGCATTGACACGGCCCTGCAGGTGTTTGAGAAGGCACCTGGGAAGAGGGACCTCTACTCATGGACAACAGTGATTTGCGGACTGGCAATGCATGGTCGTGCCGCTGATGCCCTGCGGATGTTTCACATGATGGAAGATGGTGGTATGCGCCCTGACGATGTCACTCTCGTCGGGGTCCTGAATGCGTGTGCGCATGGAGGGCTAGTGGACCAAGGCCTTGACTACTTCTACTCCATGCAGGAGAAATATGGAATCACACCCAAGATTGAACACTATGGTTGCATGGTCGATCTTCTTGGCCGCGTCGGGCGATTGCCGGAGGCGTATAGGATGATAAAGACAATGCCAATGAAACCTAACATGGTGATATGGGGAGCTTTCCTGAGCGCGTGCAAAGTCCATGGCAGCTTGGAGCTTGGCGAGATTGCGGCGGCGGAAGTTACCAGGTTGGATCCGGATGACCCTTGGGCAAGGGTGATGATGTCCAGCATGTATGCAAAAGCCCAGAACTGGAGCGGCCTCGCTAGAGAGAGGAGGGAAATGAACAACCTGCAGATGAAGAAGACTCCAGGGTGCAGCTCGGTCGAGCTTGACGGTGAGGTGCATGAGTTTGTGGCTGGTGGCAGCCAGCATCCTCTGCATGCTGAGATTTGTAATGTGCTGGAGTTTGTCGAGGCGCAGTCACATACAGGTTGA